The sequence TAATCAGAACACTTACAAAGGATAAAAGGGCGTTTGTCAACTTAGGTTCAGGCCCGAAGATATACCATACAAACAGCGCCCCTATACTGATAAGTATCACAATAGGGACAAATATGCCTGCCACTTTATCCGCAAGTCTTTGGACAGGGGCTTTTGTGAACTGGGCCTCTTCTACAAGACGGATAACCTTTGATAAAACAGTATCTTTTCCTATTCTTACTACTTTTACGATTATTGAGCCCTTACCGTTTATTGTTCCCCCAATCACCTCATCACCTATATTTTTATGTATAGGTATGCTTTCGCCGGTAATCATGGATTCATCAATATACGTATTACCTTCCGCAACATCTCCATCTACAGGCACCTTTTCACCTGGTCTTATCAGTACCATATCACCTACTTCAATGATATCTGTAGGCACTCTTGTTTCTCTACCGTCTTTTATTAAAGCGCATTCCTTTGGCGTCAGCTCATATAGCATTTTTATAGCCGTATATGTCCTTGTCTTTGCCTTCGATTCAAGGAATCTTCCAAACAATATCAATGTAATAATGGTTGCACTGGAATCAAAATACACATCCGGGTTCAAACCAGCAGATAAAATAATATGCGGAAAAAATGTAACAAAGGAACTGTAAAAAAAGGCAGCAGAGGTCCCAATCGATATGAGGGTATTCATATCGGCAGCAAAATGTCTGAGATTCATAATGGCAGGCTTGTGAAACCTCATACCGAAATAGAACTGTACAGGCAGTGTCAGCAGGAGAAGGATAAAATTACTATGAGGAAGGATCATCCACATGGAAAAGGTCATAACCACAGCACCGAAACATGCAGACCATATGAAATCTCTTTTTAATTCTGCCTCTTCTTTCTTTGCTCTTACTGTTACATCACCCTCTATATCTACATCGTATCCGATATTACGGATAAGGGAAATGATATCTTTTAGTTCGATATCGTTTTTTGGTATTATAACTGCTTTCTTCAGAGGAAAGTTAACGTGGGCTTCTTTGATATTTTCAAGCTTGTTCAATTCTCTTTCTATACGGGCAGCACATGCCGCACAGTTCATGCCGTTAATTGGAAGCTCAACTTTTTCTGCCATAAAACTCCTTCATATAAAACTCTTAGAATAACAGTACAAAAAATATAATGCATAACACAGAAAATAACAATACCACAAATACGGTGACCCTTTTATCAAATTGGGCAAACCAATTAATGGCTTAACTAATGAATGGGACAATATGAACCTGGTAATAACGTCAGTTCACAAATTGCACATAGAGGTTGACAATGAATACTAAACTGTTCTAAGATATAAACTTATGAAATTTCGTAAATGCTTTATATTAATACTGACATCAATTTTTATTATAATATCAATAAGTTATAGTAATTTATTTGTTACGAAAGCTTTTTGCAATAGTGATGATAAAAAAGAGATGATTATTAGCGAGATTGTACAGTTTCTAAAAGATAAGAAAGTAAAACTGAGCGATAGCAAACTGGAGAGTATGGCAACCACCGTGTATGAAGAATCAAGATTATACGATTTGGATTACCGGCTTGTACTTGCATTGATAAAAGTAGAGAGCAACTTCAGACATAACGCAACATCGCGTGACGGATCATGGGGATTGATGCAGATAAAACCATCTCTCGCAAAATTTATTTCAAAGAATACCGGTTTAGAATTTAAAAGCAAAAAAGACTTGCATCAACCTGACAACAACATAAGACTTGGCACCTATCATATCTCAAAACTTATGGAAGACTTTGAGAATATTCATGCCGTGCTTCATGCATACAACGTTGGTCAAAAAAAGGCTCGTGTGAGATTAAACAAAGAAAATGAACCTGATACTCCATTTACCAGGCGGGTATTGAAAGAATATCAGAAAAACACCGCTGTACTTCCAGAACCGTAATTGAAAAACAATTAAAACACATTCACTGAGATAGTACTTTGTTACCCTGATGTTCATCTTGGCTTTTAGCTACAATGATTTCTATTCTTCTGTTTAAAGCCCTGTTTGCAGCAGTATCATTATCCACTAAAGGTCTGTATTCGGCATAGCCCGTAGCAGAGATCCTCTGGGGCGGGACCCCTCCTCTTTCGATGAAATATCTTACCACCTCAGTACTTCTTCTAACGGAAAGTTCCCAGTTGGATCTAAACTCATTCGTTTTAATAGGTACATTATCTGTATGCCCTTCTATCCTGATATGGTTATTTGTTTGTTTAATAACAGGAACAATTTTGTCTAGTGCCCTCTTTGCGCTATCCTTTAAATCAGCTTTGCCCTCATCAAAGAAAGCCTTGTCCATTATTCTTATAACAATACCCCTCTCATCAGAAAAAACAGTGTAATTATCCTTCAAACCATTTGCTTTTGCCATAGAATCAATTTCCTGTTCAATCTGTTTTTTTATCTCATTGCTGGATGCGCTTTTGTTAGATATTGTGTCCAACTGGGCAGTACCGGAAACACTCCCTTTCTGCGCAATCCCTGTCCCGCCGGCAAAAATAGCCTTAAGATGCATAGACACCTCCTGATATTTCTGTGCATCCTGCTTTGAAAAAGTGTACATCATAATAAAGAAAGCAAGTAAAAGAGTTATGAGGTCTGCATAAGTGAGAAGCCACCTCTCGGCATTTTCATGTTCTTCATTATGTTTCTTTCTCATAATTCATCTGCTCCACTACGGTTATTCGGCAGAAGAAAAGACAGAAGTTTCATCCTGATGACCCGCGGGTTGTCTCCCATAGCCAACGATATGACCCCCTCGCTTATTATTTCAAGATATAAAGCTTCATCCTGATGTTTTACCTTTAACTTGTCAGATATCGGCAGGTAAACAAGATTTGCCAGCGCAACACCCCAGAGAGTAGCTATAAAAGCACTCGCAATAGATGCAGCCATATTCGAACTGTTTTCCATATTGCCAAGTGCATGGATCAACCCCAGAACCGTTCCAATAATACCGAGGGTCGGGGAAAAACCACCCAGCTTTTGAAAAAACGTTGAACCCACTTTATGCCTTTCCTCAATATATAACATCTCTATTTCAAGAATTTCACGAATTTTATTTGTCTCAAAACCATCGATGGCAAGCTGGATTGCTTTTTTCAAAAAAGAATCATCAATATTTGGCAACTCTTTTTCAAGGCTTAATAGACCATTTTTTCTCGATTTCTGTGCAAGATCATAGATAAAGTCAATTAATTGCTGGGAGTTTAGCTTTTTCTCAAACAGTATAACTTTGAACAGTTTGGGCAAACTCATTAACTGTCCAAAAGATGTTGTGATGGTGGCAGCACCAAAGGTGCCACAAATAACCAGAAGCATTGCCGGTGCCTGTATTAAAGATGAGATATGTCCCCCCTCCATTAAAAATGAGGTAAGGACTGCGCCGATACCGAGAATAAGTCCAAAAATTGTTGTAATATCCATAGACCATTAACCTGATTGCTCTTTTTTGTAACGTAAAACTTCCCTCTCTTTCGTAAATATGAAATTTATTAGAAGATCTCTATCGTCTTCGTTTATAGTTTTGAAAGCTAAGGCAGTCTCCCAATTGTCAATTCCGTCGATATCGCAAACATCGCTTCTTACAACATCGCATAACAACACAATTTTAGGGTAAGGAGGGATAGGCAATGTGATCTTCAATTCCACATGCTCGGCATCATGCAGATTAACATCTGTTGTAAACCTGATACCCGCACCACTTATATTAACATTTATATATCTGCTCAGATACAAACTATCATTTTTTGATTTGTACAAAAGGTCAAGAATCATATCTATTTTTTTGTCTATTATTTTTATATATGCAAGTATCTGCTCCTTGTCTTGCTCATCTTTAGAAACAATTTCCTTTAGAAAATGCATCTCCTTTGCATTATCTATAATCTTAACGGAACCATACTTGATCGTACTTTCAATATTTAAATATTCATCATGACTAATTTTTCTGAATTCTATGGGGAGTCTGACTTCAACTCTGAAATATTCTCTATTTTCAGCCTTTTCCACTTGTATCATCTCTTACCATTTCAATGAAATAATCGGCAATATCAGGATCAAATTGGCTGCCCTTACATCGCTCGATTTCATTTAATGCGTGTCCTTTTTCAAGAGCATTACGGTAAGGCCTGTTTGTGGTCATAGCGTCATAAGTATCGCATACAGCAATTACACGCGAACATACCGGTATCTCATCTTTGGATAATGAATCAGGATAGCCCTTCCCATCATACCTTTCATGATGACTTCTTATTATCTTTGCCTCATTAGAAAGGATATCAAATCTGCTCAGGATCTCTTCACCAAAGACCGAATGAGATTTCATCATATAATACTCTTCGTCTGAAAGTTTGCCAGGTTTAAGCAATATCGAATCGGATATACCAATCTTACCGAGATCATGAACAGGTCCTACAAATTTTATCACATTCCTCTCATAATCAGCTAAATTCATTTTATCTGCTAAACGTAGACTCATGTCTGTAACTCTATGGCAGTGGTTTTTAGTATACAAATCTCTTTTGTTAATAGCAGCAATAAGTGATGTAAGAGTTTGGAAAACATTTTCAAAAAGGCTTTCGTATAACATCCTATTTTCAATTTGAGTGGAAGCTTTCTCTGCAATAAGCTTCAAAAAGAATAGATCACTATCCAGCAGATGGTCATCCTTTCTTAAACCGTTTCTTTTGCTGTCCACCATGATGAAGCCTATGCACTCCCCTTTTATGCTAATTGGTAGATATAACTCATCGTTTTTCGCTAAATATTTTTTTTGAGAGCGAAGGTGTTCAAGAAAATCCTCTGATACCGGGATTCTGCTTTCAAGTACATTGCCACCATTTTTTGTTTTTTCCTTATAAAGAATTAATTCCTTATTCTTGCCGTCAAAAATATAGTACCCACACGATTTTACCTCCAAAGCATCATAAACAATATGGAGCATTTTTTCATATACATCATTAAAAATTGTCAGGGAGTTAAACTGATTCGATATCTGGTACATAGTCGTCAGTTCTTTGATTTTCCTTTGCAGCTCCCTGTTTAATAACTCTATTTTCTTTTTATCCTCCAGGGTTTGATAAATATTTTCTTTTTCAATTAACAGCGATCTTTCTCTCAATGCCCTAATAAGAACAAGCACCAGTTTATCAAATTCAAAGGGCTTGATAAGAAAATCAGAGGCACCCTTTTTCATTGCTTCTACAACATAATTAGGATTATAGTAGCCTGTTGCCATTACCACAGCAACAGTTGGATTGTTTATCTTAATAGTATCTAAAAGAGAAACGCCGTTGACGTCTGGCAGTTTCACATCAAGTATAACGACTTCAATATCATTTTTATTAAGAAGCTCTATGGCCTTTTTACCAGTAGGAGCAGTAAAAACGCTACAACCGTTTAGCGTTAAGAAATCAGACAGGGCATCTATGATATCAACATTATCATCAACAACTAATATTTTAGAACCTTCGATCATAAGAAACCTTCTTTTTTTATTTTTGCAATTACTCGATCATTAAACGCCCTTTTACAAGTTTCTCCAAATTCTTAATCTCATCAACAATCCTTTCGGTATCTTTTCCGGATTCAGGTGTTTCAACATTTGAATCCGATTTACCATGTTGCCTGTATCTTTCAATTTCATCGTAAAATTTCTTTAACTTCTTAAATAATTCTATATTAGTTTTTACAAGAAATATTTTATCTTTCGCATTTTTAACAATAACTTTCAATTCTTCCATCCTAAAAGGCTTAACAATATAATCAAAAGCTCCTATTTTAATTGCCTCTACTGCTGTATCCAGAGAAGCATATGCAGTAATAATAATAAATTCCGTTATATTATTATTTTTTCTTATCTTCTTCATCAGATCAATACCAGTCATTTCAGGCATATTTAAATCTGTAATAATAAGATCATAGTTATTTTCCATATGCTTATGAAGAGCATCTTTGCCATCACAAGCTCCATCAACAAGATCACCTTTATCACTTAAGTACTCTTTTATAATTGATCTGAGATCATTATTGTCATCTACAACAAGTATTCTGAATACATCATATTTTTTACTCATATCTTTTTAATCTTTCGGTCATCTGCTCACCTATTCTGTCAAATAACATTTTTTTTACACCCTCTTCGGATATCATGACATTGTCTTCATGTACCATGCCTCCGTTTACAGGTTCTTTTTCAACACATTTTGCTTTAACCTTCATGTTTTTCATGTAAGTTTTTATAACACTGCTTATCTGGTAATCTGATATCGTCATAACACTCTCTTTTAACGTTATCGGATACGCTATTTAAAACTTAAGAAGATCAGCCTTTTTTTTCAAAAAAAACAGGCAGTGGCGGGAATGGAAATTTAGGTGAATAGGTTCTCATTACAGCTTTGCTTTTTGAAAGTTCATCCATATCAGTTAATAACTTTTTGCGCTCATCTTCTAATCTTTGAATAACTTTTTCCTCCTGCAACAAATAATTTTGAGCTTCTTCTGCAATTATCGCTATGTTATGATCCATTATATATTCTGAATACGCATCTCTTTGCATAAGTAAATCGATAAATTTATCAATATCTTCCTCTTTTAAGGCTTTTTTAGTCAGTTTTTCAAAGTTTTCAATATAGCTTGTGTCCATAATCATACATTTATCAAATATTATCGCCTGTGACAAGGAAATAATAATAAAAAAATTGAAAGCCTTTTTCAGCAACATACTAACTTGCTGTTACCCTGCTAAGTATATCTTTAGTATCTTGTCACCCCCCTATGTTATCAATTTTTAATTTTAGTAATCCTTTATTTGTAACGAAACTTTATTCATATTATTATGTTAAGTCAAATTTCTATCTGTTCCCGAAAACATAATACTATATACGCTATAGCATATAAAAGGAGACATTAGACTGCCTTTGGACAGGTTGTGCAATAAGCCATGCCGGCAATTCAATGATATTTGTTAATAAGATAGGCTAAAATCAGAAAAAACAAGATCATGAGCCGGAAACGCTTTTAGGTTCATCTCACAATACTCCGGCCGTTTTTTGCAAAGTGAAACGGCCTTCTTTTATTTCATTCCTTGACAACAAGAAAAGGGATTTCTTATAATGTGTGAAATTTTTGTATCCAGTTGGAGGGTTTATGTGGGACAACTTGACCATAAGAGAGGCTGTGGAATATGCAAAGGATCCTTATCCATCTATACGAAAATGGATAAAAGATAAGGGGAAAAAGGTAGTTGGCAGCACCTTTGCCGATGTCCCTGAAGAGGTGATATATGCATTCGGTTTTTTACCTGTTACAATTATGGGTACAAATAAACCACTGAAAAAAGCCCCAAGCCACTTGCCTGATAATGCATGTTCCTTAGCAAGAAGCAATCTTGAGCTTGTATTGAGTTATGAAGGTGACCTTTTTGATGGTTTCGTTCTACCACAGGTCTGTGATACCACCCAACACCTATCCGATATCTGGAGAATAAACTTTCCGGACAAGTATGTAGAAAGTTATCTTGCACCTCGTCAAGCTGATAGACCAAGTGCGCGTTACTGGGTAAAGGAGGAGATTACAAGGGTTATCTCATCTCTTTCAGACTGGTCAGGGAGAAAGATTGCAGATAAAGACCTGTGGGAAGCGATTGAAGTACACAATGAAAACAAAAACCTTCTAAAAGAAATATATGAAATCAAAAAGAAAAATCCTTCATCCTTAACCAATAAAGAACTCTTCGCTTTAATGAAACTATCGCAGCAGGTTGACAAGGCTGAATTAAACCAAAGCTTAAAAAAGATCAAAGAAAGTTTACGTTACGAACAAAACGACGAATATACCAATGTAATACTCGTAGGCATTACATGTGATCCTCCGGAGATATACGACCTCTTCGATGAGTCCAAACTCAATATAGTCGGTGATACATTACTTGTAGGAACACGTTACATACAGGGTATTGTCCCAACTAACGGAAATCCTGTTGATGCCCTCACGGAAAGACACTTCAGAAGAGGGTTCTTTTCGCCCATACACGATAATGTTTACAAGAATTTTGAAGAAGTAAAAACACTTTACAAAGAGACAAAGGCAAAAGCGATTATATATGTCCATATTGAGTTTTGCGAGTCTCAGGAATACGATCTACCTGACCTCAAGCGAATGATAAGGGATGAAGGTATATTGATGCACACATTAGATACGGAATATCAGACACTGTCTCTTTCACATGTCAGGACAAGACTTCAGGCATTCTTCGAATCCTTGAAAGGAGGATCTTTATGAGCGAAAAATTAACATCCAAACAGATGTCAAAGAAGATTACCGACGAATATATGGACGAGGCATTCCATGCCCATGAAAATGGTAAGCTTATCGGTTACTCAACAGCAATATCACCTGTTGAACTTTTTGTTGCCCACGATATTATCCCTATCTACCCGGAGAATCACGCAGTGGCAAACCTCACAGCAAAAAAAGGCGCTGAGCTTTGTTCGGTAGTTGAGGGTATGGGCTATACAAGCCATTTATGTGCTTACGCAAGAAGTGATCTGGCATACAGAAAAACAGGGATAACAGTCACCAAAGGTATTCCTGAACCGGATCTTTTCCTTGCATGTAATGCCCAGTGCTTTACGCTTACAAAATGGTTCCAGGTGCTTGCAAGAAAAGGCAACCTGCCCGTATTTGTCTTTGATACCCCGGAATACGTGATGGACAAAAAGACACGGGAAGAAATCGTAAAATACTGCGTACTCCAGCTTAAGGAACTGATTGGTTTTCTCGAAGAGGTGACAAAAAGGAAATTCGATTACGACAGACTGAAAGAGGTAATGAAGCTTTCTGCCGAGTCAAGCATACTATATAGAAAGTTCCTTGATATGGCTCAGTACAAACCCTCCCCCATCAGTATCTTTGACGCCCTCATAGGTATGGCTATTGCTGTATACCGGAGAGGCACCCAGGAATGTGTTGATTACTATCAGACGCTCTGTGATGAGATTCAAGCAAAAGTTGATCAGGGGATTGGCGTACTCCCGAAGGAAAAGGAAAAGTACCGCCTGTATTGGGAAAACCTACCTGTATGGTTCAAATTCAGTGACCATGCAAAGCTCCTTGGCTCATACGGCGGTGTTATTCTTACATCTCTCTATGTTCACGCATGGAGCTTTGAATTCAATCTTGACAAAGACCCGCTCGTTACCCTTGCCGAGAATTACGTATCACGGTTCTCCAATTCAACTATCGAGGACAGGGCAGACATGGCAGCAGAGCTCTTCAAAAAATATTCTATGAACGGCATGATCATGTTTATGAACAGAAGCTGCAAGGCCGTTTCCTTTGCCGTACCCACACTGAAAGAAATCCTTACCAAAAGAACCGGTATACCTGCACTTGTATTCGAGAGCGACATGGGTGACCAGAGGTTCTATTCGGAAACTCAGATCAGGACAAGAATTGAAGCATATTTTGAGACATTGGATAGACTACAGTTTGAGGACACTCAGTAACTAAAAAATCCTGCTGCAAGAAGAGCAGTGTAAACGAGATAAAAAACGTTCAGATGTTATTCTGGAACACCTTCTATATACAAATCCAGATATACTTCATCGCCATCCTCGACATGGAGTGCCTGTTTCAGATGAACTGACGCAACAACTTCGAGGAGTCTTTCATCATAGTTTTTAACAAGTGGAATGACAACTCCACATTCATATTTGTCGTTTATTAAGCCTTTTATAAGGACTGCATCACAAAAACCTTCTGTCTGGTGAACAAGCCTGTCTGCAGCCTTTTCTTTCAGCATTCCCTGCACATGCGCATCATCAATGGTTATATTCAAGGTGCCATAAAAAGGTTGAAATTTGAGTTT is a genomic window of Pseudomonadota bacterium containing:
- a CDS encoding heavy metal translocating P-type ATPase, yielding MAEKVELPINGMNCAACAARIERELNKLENIKEAHVNFPLKKAVIIPKNDIELKDIISLIRNIGYDVDIEGDVTVRAKKEEAELKRDFIWSACFGAVVMTFSMWMILPHSNFILLLLTLPVQFYFGMRFHKPAIMNLRHFAADMNTLISIGTSAAFFYSSFVTFFPHIILSAGLNPDVYFDSSATIITLILFGRFLESKAKTRTYTAIKMLYELTPKECALIKDGRETRVPTDIIEVGDMVLIRPGEKVPVDGDVAEGNTYIDESMITGESIPIHKNIGDEVIGGTINGKGSIIVKVVRIGKDTVLSKVIRLVEEAQFTKAPVQRLADKVAGIFVPIVILISIGALFVWYIFGPEPKLTNALLSFVSVLIIACPCALGLATPTAIMVSSGVGANNGILIKSAEALELTNKAKYVLFDKTGTLTQGIIVLSEVLPFNDFSEAQMLSVAYNLEKQSEHPFSEALRKKAEELNLDVEKVDNFQAIPGKGVIGEINSTKYFIGNVALYEETGKTLYDAARQVYHEKEKKGTSPVLIWNNDSFMGIITFSDKVRDESKAVISELSKAGIESVMITGDSMEGARAISEKVGIEKYFYRVLPDEKTNIVEEYKKKGITVMVGDGINDAPSLATADVGVAMGKGTDIAIESADVVLMKGQLSRLVSLIKLSKKTLLIIKENLFWAFIYNIIGIPIAFGALYPFFGIRFKPMYGAIAMMISSVSVVSNSLRLKMFKD
- a CDS encoding lytic transglycosylase domain-containing protein; this encodes MIISEIVQFLKDKKVKLSDSKLESMATTVYEESRLYDLDYRLVLALIKVESNFRHNATSRDGSWGLMQIKPSLAKFISKNTGLEFKSKKDLHQPDNNIRLGTYHISKLMEDFENIHAVLHAYNVGQKKARVRLNKENEPDTPFTRRVLKEYQKNTAVLPEP
- a CDS encoding flagellar motor protein MotB, whose translation is MRKKHNEEHENAERWLLTYADLITLLLAFFIMMYTFSKQDAQKYQEVSMHLKAIFAGGTGIAQKGSVSGTAQLDTISNKSASSNEIKKQIEQEIDSMAKANGLKDNYTVFSDERGIVIRIMDKAFFDEGKADLKDSAKRALDKIVPVIKQTNNHIRIEGHTDNVPIKTNEFRSNWELSVRRSTEVVRYFIERGGVPPQRISATGYAEYRPLVDNDTAANRALNRRIEIIVAKSQDEHQGNKVLSQ
- a CDS encoding flagellar motor protein, with the protein product MDITTIFGLILGIGAVLTSFLMEGGHISSLIQAPAMLLVICGTFGAATITTSFGQLMSLPKLFKVILFEKKLNSQQLIDFIYDLAQKSRKNGLLSLEKELPNIDDSFLKKAIQLAIDGFETNKIREILEIEMLYIEERHKVGSTFFQKLGGFSPTLGIIGTVLGLIHALGNMENSSNMAASIASAFIATLWGVALANLVYLPISDKLKVKHQDEALYLEIISEGVISLAMGDNPRVIRMKLLSFLLPNNRSGADEL
- a CDS encoding PilZ domain-containing protein, with protein sequence MEKAENREYFRVEVRLPIEFRKISHDEYLNIESTIKYGSVKIIDNAKEMHFLKEIVSKDEQDKEQILAYIKIIDKKIDMILDLLYKSKNDSLYLSRYINVNISGAGIRFTTDVNLHDAEHVELKITLPIPPYPKIVLLCDVVRSDVCDIDGIDNWETALAFKTINEDDRDLLINFIFTKEREVLRYKKEQSG
- a CDS encoding response regulator, producing MIEGSKILVVDDNVDIIDALSDFLTLNGCSVFTAPTGKKAIELLNKNDIEVVILDVKLPDVNGVSLLDTIKINNPTVAVVMATGYYNPNYVVEAMKKGASDFLIKPFEFDKLVLVLIRALRERSLLIEKENIYQTLEDKKKIELLNRELQRKIKELTTMYQISNQFNSLTIFNDVYEKMLHIVYDALEVKSCGYYIFDGKNKELILYKEKTKNGGNVLESRIPVSEDFLEHLRSQKKYLAKNDELYLPISIKGECIGFIMVDSKRNGLRKDDHLLDSDLFFLKLIAEKASTQIENRMLYESLFENVFQTLTSLIAAINKRDLYTKNHCHRVTDMSLRLADKMNLADYERNVIKFVGPVHDLGKIGISDSILLKPGKLSDEEYYMMKSHSVFGEEILSRFDILSNEAKIIRSHHERYDGKGYPDSLSKDEIPVCSRVIAVCDTYDAMTTNRPYRNALEKGHALNEIERCKGSQFDPDIADYFIEMVRDDTSGKG
- a CDS encoding response regulator: MSKKYDVFRILVVDDNNDLRSIIKEYLSDKGDLVDGACDGKDALHKHMENNYDLIITDLNMPEMTGIDLMKKIRKNNNITEFIIITAYASLDTAVEAIKIGAFDYIVKPFRMEELKVIVKNAKDKIFLVKTNIELFKKLKKFYDEIERYRQHGKSDSNVETPESGKDTERIVDEIKNLEKLVKGRLMIE
- a CDS encoding 2-hydroxyacyl-CoA dehydratase family protein — protein: MWDNLTIREAVEYAKDPYPSIRKWIKDKGKKVVGSTFADVPEEVIYAFGFLPVTIMGTNKPLKKAPSHLPDNACSLARSNLELVLSYEGDLFDGFVLPQVCDTTQHLSDIWRINFPDKYVESYLAPRQADRPSARYWVKEEITRVISSLSDWSGRKIADKDLWEAIEVHNENKNLLKEIYEIKKKNPSSLTNKELFALMKLSQQVDKAELNQSLKKIKESLRYEQNDEYTNVILVGITCDPPEIYDLFDESKLNIVGDTLLVGTRYIQGIVPTNGNPVDALTERHFRRGFFSPIHDNVYKNFEEVKTLYKETKAKAIIYVHIEFCESQEYDLPDLKRMIRDEGILMHTLDTEYQTLSLSHVRTRLQAFFESLKGGSL
- a CDS encoding 2-hydroxyacyl-CoA dehydratase family protein; amino-acid sequence: MSEKLTSKQMSKKITDEYMDEAFHAHENGKLIGYSTAISPVELFVAHDIIPIYPENHAVANLTAKKGAELCSVVEGMGYTSHLCAYARSDLAYRKTGITVTKGIPEPDLFLACNAQCFTLTKWFQVLARKGNLPVFVFDTPEYVMDKKTREEIVKYCVLQLKELIGFLEEVTKRKFDYDRLKEVMKLSAESSILYRKFLDMAQYKPSPISIFDALIGMAIAVYRRGTQECVDYYQTLCDEIQAKVDQGIGVLPKEKEKYRLYWENLPVWFKFSDHAKLLGSYGGVILTSLYVHAWSFEFNLDKDPLVTLAENYVSRFSNSTIEDRADMAAELFKKYSMNGMIMFMNRSCKAVSFAVPTLKEILTKRTGIPALVFESDMGDQRFYSETQIRTRIEAYFETLDRLQFEDTQ
- a CDS encoding DUF120 domain-containing protein yields the protein MKIKGKVVKGIGESKGFLSIDWVDQQLKEKLKFQPFYGTLNITIDDAHVQGMLKEKAADRLVHQTEGFCDAVLIKGLINDKYECGVVIPLVKNYDERLLEVVASVHLKQALHVEDGDEVYLDLYIEGVPE